The stretch of DNA GTATTTGCCCCTCTCTCTTCTTCGTATTCTTGGAGTAATGAAACTAAAAAATTGTCGCCTATATCCAAGGTTTGCAGTGGCCCTCTTTTGGGATAAACATATAGGAGACAGATTTCATCTGTCTGAGTATCGGCAAATGCAATGAGTCTGAATCCGTTGCTTTTACTCAGCTTTAAACTTGAATGAGCCACCCTAATCTTTAGAGCATAACGCGTTTCATTTTTTAGCAACTGAACGTTGCTTTTAGTCAGAGTAGTGACATCCTTGCCGTCCAACTCATTGCAAATATCAACCTTACATGAAATATAATTATGCTTGGGTTTCTTGTAGAGTTGCCTTAAAGCATCACGAAACTTTTTTGTAGAACTTACAATCAAATCTAAAGACGACTAAAGAGTGATAGCAAATTTGAATTAGCTTTATAAGTTACATGAACGTTGATTGTATCTGAAATAATTTCTTTCAGTTGCGCCACTTGCTCGCTGTAAGACCGGATTGCAACACCCATTGCAGGGGCAAATGCACTTTTCTCTAATTTAATCCGTGTTTTAGTCACAGCATTAAGCAAACTCTTTAGCGATGGAAGTGCGTTATATACAGAATTACTATTTAAGTTGAGTTCAAGTATCAACTTTTCGTTTAAGTCACTAAATTTGGCAGTGAAGTCGTTGAAATCAGCAGATAATTCATTGGCTAAGTCAAAGTATTCGTCTGAACCAATTGCTATCCTTTCGCTGCTTCGCTTTGAAACGGCTTCGTTTTCTTGAAAAACTTCACAAATCGTTTCTTCTATAGCAACCATCTCTCAATTAAAATTTGCGTTACTTTGTTACGGGTGTTCTACGACTGCCTGTTACAAAGTAACGCAAATTTTCGGAACTTCGTTTAAAAATTTTAGCAACGAAACAGGTACAGCTTTTCGCTCCGCGCTGCCACCTCTCGTTCGACAGGTTGCAGGCCGATAGGTCGGAGTTGAGGCTCCCAACACGTCCATGTGTGTAAAGGCTTCCTTCGGTCGCCATCACCACATGGGGGCGTTGGTGTTCGTCTAAGCCGGGCTTTCGTATGACAGGCCGCATGTCCCGATTGGGCAGCTCTATACTCCCATTTCAGCGTTTCGGGCGACACTGCGAACACCCCGATTGGGTAGTTTTAGGCTTCCATGTCTGGGTCTTGTCGGCGACAGACTAACCACCCCTATAACACTATTTTTATACTAAATTAGCTCTATGAAAATTCAAGAGATGAGCAATGAGGCTTTGCTCAAACGGAAAAAGATAACAGAAGTCGCAACGGCTACACTCGCTGGCTTGCTTACGGTCCTGCTGATTGCAGCCCTATTTCTGTGCTTCACAAAGGAATTATCCATTGGACTCTCCTTGGTCATCATTCCTTTGGCTTTGTCTCCTATTCTGTACATCAACATCAATGACGTGAGAATTGTCAAGAGGGAGCTACAGAATCGAAACCAAGTGCTTTGACTCCGCTTCGCATAAGATGATTTTGGGTGACAAGTATTACGCGTCCTGAGAGGTAGTTACACATCAATCCCATAAGTGAACCACGCCCCGATATAGTATTAGTTTACGTAGTAATTGAACCCCGTGTTCTCAATAGTAAATTCATACACGCTACCGTCATGCTGAGAATATTCCTGACCTTAGCCTTTATTCATGTTAGCTTTAGTGGTAAAAGTCAGTCTGTACTTGACACCCTAACCTATCAGGAAAAAGTTCGGGGCATTTCTACCTTTTGGAAAGAAGCAGCCTACAACTTTGTTTTTTTTGACAAGATCGCTGTCGATTGGGACAGTGCTTATTGCGCTTATCTACCGCGAGCAATAGCTGCCAAGAATGTACTCGAGTACTATCAGGTACTCTCTGACTTTGCCACTTTGTTAAAGGACGGCCATACCGGCATTTTTACACCTGACTATTTTTGGAAGGAAATAGGCCCTCCTCCTCTCCAATTACGCCGAGTTGGAAGCAAATATTTTGTCTCCCGAATTGATGAGCGTTTAGTCGATGAAATCGCTGTTGGTACTGAAGTCATTCGCATCAACAACGAAATGCCTTCTGATTTTCTCGCACGACGAAATTCATTGAATGGCTTGAAAGGCACGGAGCTAACGTTCACTTTTCAAGACAATCTAAAGCAGTCTTATTCAAAAACCCTGAAACGTGTTGCAGGCAAAGAGCAAGTAAACTATCTCCCGCCCTTGACTTGGGTGCCCTTTCAGCATAAGCAGTTAAATCAGACAATGTATTATGTCAGGATTAACACATTCGCCGACAGTACAGTAGTAGCCAGATTCAGAGATATTTTACCCCAAATTCAACAAGCAAAATATCTGATTCTGGACGTTCGTGAAAATGGAGGTGGCAACAGTATGTATGCCCGTAAGATTGCGGAGCATTTAGTTGATAGAGACTACGTTGTAGGGTCTGCCTGGCGGGCGAGGGTACATAACTCAGTCAAAAAAGCTTACGGATCTTTTGCCGCAGCAGGTTATAAGAGCAAAGAAACCATTGAAAACAAGGACTACTTTTTCAATACTAATTGGGAGTTTCACCCTGGCGATACAACCCGTATTTCTAATGAGGTTACGAAAGTTAAAATTCCGATTCTGGTTCTGATAGGCCCACGAACCTTTTCGGCTGCGGAGGATTTTCTAATTTATTTAGATGGCTCTAAACATATCCAAACTTTGGGTCAGTCGACTGCTGGTAGTTCCGGACAGCCATTGTTACTCAAATTACCTAAAGGGCTATCGGCAAGAATCTGCTCAAAACGAGACACATACCCAGACGGACGGGAGTTTATCAATATTGGTATCAAGCCAGATATATTTGTCGAAAAACGTGCAGAGGATTATTTGAGTGGGATAGACAGCGAATTACAAGCAGCTATCAATCATCTTATAGATCAGCGCAGATGATTGATGATTGAAGTTTTTTGCTCCGTGTTAAAAGACGTGAACTCCTGAGTACAGACCAACGAATTGTCAATAGTCTATGACCATTGTACGCACTTTGCCATGCTCGAATTTGTACACGTGGTTTAGTTGTTGATCGCTCAACACCTGGCCGCTCAGGTCTTTAATAACCTGACGAACTTTGATGGCAATTTGACCGTCGGGCTTGGTCTCAAACGAGAGGGGTTCTACTGTAGGGTCGATTTGTTGCCATTGGCGAAGCCAGTAGGCCCGTACTTCATCATGGCCCGACACATAGCCCCCCTCCCAGCCGTTCGGCCAGGCCACATCGGTGTGCATGTGCGCTACTATCGCATCAATGTGGCGAGCATTGAAATCCTTGTAAAGTTGACGCAAAAGTGGCTGATAATCCATGACTTGACGAACGGTTTTGGTTTCATTAGTTGGTAAACCAAAAGTAGGCCAAGCTCAACACAGCCAAGTGTCGGTAACGATTGAGATTTTGACGGATTTGCTTGAGACTGCTCCAGTAGTTTTTACTGTCTATTTCAAGCTTCCCATCCCGCCATCTACGCCAATCACCTGCCCGGTAATCCACCCTGCCTGATCGGAAAGCAGGTAAGCAGCCATACCGGCAATGTCGGCAGGAGAACCGTAGCGGCTTAGTGGGTGACGTTTGTTGGCAGCTTCGCGTTTGGTATCGTCGGCGAGCAGAAACTGAGCCATTGGCGTATCGGTCAGAGACGGGGCCACGGCGTTGACGCGGATGTTGAACGGCGCAAATTCTGCCGCCAGCGACTTTGCCAGCCCTTCAACCGCCGATTTCGCTACCGATACCGACGAGTGCATACCCATACCAAGTTTCGAGGCCACCGTGCTAAACAGCACAACACTGGCTGCTTTCGACTTTTTCAACGCCGGATACGCAGCATGAATCACCGATACCGCACCCAATACGTTGATTTGCAAATCATGTTGAAAATCGCTGATTGTCAGCCGCTGAAACGGCTTGAGATTAATGGTGCCGGGGCAATAAACCAACCCGTGCAACACGTCGGGGAGTTGGCGGTCCGGCGTTCCGGTAAATGCATCGGTGGCCGGGGTTTGGCTTGCTGCATCCCACGTAAAATGGGTGGATTGAATGCCGTCGGGTTGTGTCCGACCGGCGGTGAAGAGCGTAGCACCCTCCTGTTGAAGCTGTTGCGCCAGCGCGTGGCCGATGCCCGAACTCGCGCCAACGATCAAAATGTTTTTCATTAAACGAGTTGTGAAGTTGTACGATTGTGAAGTTGTAAAGTCCATTCGGTAAAGCGTGTGCTTCAGCCAACTTTACAACTTCATAACGTTACAACTTTACAACCCATCAGATAGTTACGTTCGAGCAACTGATATAACGCAGAAACTCCTGCCGGGTAGCTTCGTCCTCAAACTTGCCGCCGTAAGCTGCCGTGATGGTAGAACTGTTTACGTCATGCACGCCCCGTGTCGATACACAGAGGTGTTTGGCGTCAACGATAACCGCAACATCTTCGGTTTCAAGTACTTTCTTGAGTTCGTCGGCAATCTGCACCGTCAGGCGTTCCTGCACCTGCGGGCGTTTGCTGAAGTACTCCACAATCCGGTTCAGCTTCGACAAACCGATCACTTTCCCGCTCGAAATGTAAGCAACGTGTGCTTTACCGATAATGGGTACAAAGTGATGCTCGCAGTACGTCTGCACCAGAATATCCTTCTCTACCAGCATTTCGTTATACCGAAACTTGTTATCGAAGAGCGTCGGCGCGGGCTTATTTTCAGGATTTAGCCCCCGAAAAATCTCTTTCACGTACATTTTAGCTACGCGCCGGGGCGATCCTTTCAGACTATCGTCGGTGAGGTCGAGCCCCAGAATACCCATGATTTCGCGAAAGTGTTCTTCAATCAGGTCAATTTTGGTATCGTCGTCCAGATCAAAAGCATCGGGGCGCATGGGCGTATCAATTGAGGCTGCACCATGTTCATCGCCAATAGCATCAATGAGTTGATCAACGTCATGACTATGGCCGTTGAGGGTGTGGCCGTTGTGCTTTCCATTCAGGTGATTTCCGTTAAGCGGGGTATTCGACGAAATTCCGTTCAGTTTCATATAATTTGACTTTTAGGTCTAAGCCCTCGCTTAGCTGATTGCGTAGAATGTTGTAAATGACAATGGCAATGTTTTCTGCCGATGGGTTCAAATCGGCGAACTCTTCGGTGTCCATGTTGAGGTTTTTGTGGTCGAACCGATCCGTAACGTGTTCTTTAATAAGGTCGCTAAGCACCTTCAT from Spirosoma montaniterrae encodes:
- a CDS encoding redox-active disulfide protein 2, whose product is MKIQEMSNEALLKRKKITEVATATLAGLLTVLLIAALFLCFTKELSIGLSLVIIPLALSPILYININDVRIVKRELQNRNQVL
- a CDS encoding S41 family peptidase encodes the protein MLRIFLTLAFIHVSFSGKSQSVLDTLTYQEKVRGISTFWKEAAYNFVFFDKIAVDWDSAYCAYLPRAIAAKNVLEYYQVLSDFATLLKDGHTGIFTPDYFWKEIGPPPLQLRRVGSKYFVSRIDERLVDEIAVGTEVIRINNEMPSDFLARRNSLNGLKGTELTFTFQDNLKQSYSKTLKRVAGKEQVNYLPPLTWVPFQHKQLNQTMYYVRINTFADSTVVARFRDILPQIQQAKYLILDVRENGGGNSMYARKIAEHLVDRDYVVGSAWRARVHNSVKKAYGSFAAAGYKSKETIENKDYFFNTNWEFHPGDTTRISNEVTKVKIPILVLIGPRTFSAAEDFLIYLDGSKHIQTLGQSTAGSSGQPLLLKLPKGLSARICSKRDTYPDGREFINIGIKPDIFVEKRAEDYLSGIDSELQAAINHLIDQRR
- a CDS encoding nuclear transport factor 2 family protein, which translates into the protein MDYQPLLRQLYKDFNARHIDAIVAHMHTDVAWPNGWEGGYVSGHDEVRAYWLRQWQQIDPTVEPLSFETKPDGQIAIKVRQVIKDLSGQVLSDQQLNHVYKFEHGKVRTMVIDY
- a CDS encoding SDR family NAD(P)-dependent oxidoreductase, with the protein product MKNILIVGASSGIGHALAQQLQQEGATLFTAGRTQPDGIQSTHFTWDAASQTPATDAFTGTPDRQLPDVLHGLVYCPGTINLKPFQRLTISDFQHDLQINVLGAVSVIHAAYPALKKSKAASVVLFSTVASKLGMGMHSSVSVAKSAVEGLAKSLAAEFAPFNIRVNAVAPSLTDTPMAQFLLADDTKREAANKRHPLSRYGSPADIAGMAAYLLSDQAGWITGQVIGVDGGMGSLK
- the folE gene encoding GTP cyclohydrolase I FolE yields the protein MKLNGISSNTPLNGNHLNGKHNGHTLNGHSHDVDQLIDAIGDEHGAASIDTPMRPDAFDLDDDTKIDLIEEHFREIMGILGLDLTDDSLKGSPRRVAKMYVKEIFRGLNPENKPAPTLFDNKFRYNEMLVEKDILVQTYCEHHFVPIIGKAHVAYISSGKVIGLSKLNRIVEYFSKRPQVQERLTVQIADELKKVLETEDVAVIVDAKHLCVSTRGVHDVNSSTITAAYGGKFEDEATRQEFLRYISCSNVTI
- a CDS encoding 6-pyruvoyl trahydropterin synthase family protein, whose translation is MTTSWADAPRVAVFRKEHFNAAHRLNNPNWSDEKNARVYGKCNNPNYHGHNYELIVQVTGPVDPETGYVVDMKVLSDLIKEHVTDRFDHKNLNMDTEEFADLNPSAENIAIVIYNILRNQLSEGLDLKVKLYETERNFVEYPA